The DNA segment ATGGTGAAtgcaataaaaatgcttctgccgttgcgcgtttatgcagacaataaagAATGTCCCAAAAACGCttagttttttcacaatttcaattaaccaagcgaatgacgtttatgtcaaaatttacgaaactgcacagctaactatgatttatgttttttaactCAAACACGTTAACtgtggaaatgtattgtgggttgcattttcaattccgtcgggctcattatcactcgtaaaataccctgtatttattAGAAGGTAATAAAACCAACAAAAGATAATTCCAGCTATCCATCAACATGCAACAAAAGTTCAATCGAATTCGTTTCTTGGTAACCGGAAAGTACAACTTGAGGGAACTAgactttaattatttatatacGTCGTGCGACGTACGTTACTCAACGCTCACTTGTTGTTCAATACAGTGGAAAGAATAAGACGGGACTGTTCTTAACTGACACGTCCGATTCATTTGCGTGTTTCTAAACAAACGCAAGCCTCGAGAGCAGTTCAATTTTGTGGGTGgcgtacaaaaaaaaagaaacacttTTGACAGTGTCAGGGGAGGAGTAGTGAGTTGGTGTTGCTTGTTAAAAGTGAAATGAGCGCCAATTAaaagtttgtttaaaaatgaaaagttaAAATATGGTCAGGCATCTTTCTCATTTTCCACCCCACGCGTACACTTGCAGCAATTTCCTAATTGGAGTTAAATGTCAGCTAATTtgagtagatatttttttcgcaGTTGATTATGCATTCATCAAGCTGAAAGCGACATATTTCTCcttgtaatttaatttgaaagaaaaactCGGCCAGTTTCctcttcaattatttttaattaggtattaacctttatttgtattttagtCGTTTCTAACGTGTTCCAGGCATGGAGCTCGCAAACAATTCATCCCTGTCGAATTCGACGGGGCACGACTCTTTCCAAATCTCGGACAACACGATAACTTTCATCATCGGTTTCAGCATCTTGATCTTGTTCGTTATTTTGGGGATGTTGGCGAGCGCTTTCTTGTGCATCACTTTGAAAAAGGATCCCTACTTGTGGGAGGCGGAGCGGGAGAGGCAACTACACGAGCAAGCTGAGCCGGATGCAGGGACTAATTGCAAGGAACGGGATAAGCTGGCAATGATGGATGAACTTCATAATCAGGAGAGCACCCAAATTTGATTACTTTGTGATATTAAGTTTCGATtaaaacaatacatttttgtttaattcgtgttatttttaataGGAACGACAGTAATTTGTTTGCAAGCCtcaacaaaattacaattacaacaattaataataactaaaCGCAAAACCACTTAGGTCTAGACACTAGAAGAGAAGGGGAGTagaacagttttttttatattggtaacaaatttatcaacaaaaaaacggtttgctatacttaaaacaatttttcaggcacctaaaatttataaaggttTTTTATATAATGTTTGCGTTGATTTTTGAGGAATACAAAAATCGCCCAATTTGTACTTATCCTTAtcggaattttttttcaaccttatctttatcaattttttaaatgatcaccGTCACCAtcgaacaaacaatttttgaatttcaatttgCTAACTTTCTCGCCTCTGTGGCCGTTAATGGCGCTGAAATCGTAATTGGGAAAATACTCAGCGAGCGACGTTTCCAGCTTCTTCGAGAACATCTTCATCTTGTCTTCCGTGTGGTCGCACTTCTGAAACCAACCGGCCGTAAAGtatcccaaaaacaaaacagaaaacaataaaaatgtaaaattaaacgaatattaatttcttagCGCCCTCAGTCGAGTGATTTTCAAACTATCCTACTGACTGTTTACCAATAGGAACACTATTTGTTTCAAAGAGTGATAAACTAAATATTGTAGTGTCACCAAATGACCTAGTGGAATTacagtcaaaataaaaaaaaattccctacACAAtgcttatacagggtgtggcAGAATTCCTCCGACAAACTTCCAGAGCTGATTCTATGATCAAAAACaagcataaaactcttaatacatatggggttaaaaacgcttagtttgcgagataatGGACTAAAAAGTTTTATCAGCAACAAAAgcaataaattgtcaaaatttcgtcCCCCCACCCCCCCCCCCTTTCAATACACAGATGACCCCATCAAATCCAAGGGATTCAGATCGTAATtctttttacgttttttgttgattatttCGCAAACTACGCATTTTTGACCCCATATGTATTAAGGgttttgtgcttatttttgatcataaAATTATtcctgaaagtttgtcggtggAATTCTgccacaccctgtatattgaaacacactgtaattattattactgaaTGAAGAGATCTGGTGCGACGCTATTGCTCAGTGACGGATTGACTGAAAATGGGGTTATTCACAGTAAATGTAATTGCTGTTGCTATTATGGCAATAAATCATCCTTAATCTCTGACCCAAGACCGAATACAATTACATCAATTACACCGCTGGTAAATAACATCATGCCTCGATACACTCCCGAGCAATCTGTTCTCGATTATCTAATCGATTGAACTTACTTTAAAGTGTTGTCCGGCGCTATTGACCAGATGACGCAGATCCCTCACAAACTCGTTCACGTATCTGTAGCAATCTCTGTTGAGATTCTTCTGGATCATTTCCAAGTTGGGTCCGTCCTGGAAAGCCGACGCGTCATCAAAAAGAACCAAACAAACAAACCCCACTTTACCATGACGCATTCCGACAACAACCCCGCCAACTCGGTGGCTTTCAACTCGAAAAGAATCTTCTCTAGGATGTTCTTCGCCTTCTTGGTCAGACCGCCGCTCTTCATCTCGTACACCATGATATTGAGCGTTTCCGGCTTCCTTCTGTAAGTACGCGACGGTATCTGTTCGACGAGTCCGTTTTTCGAACCCTTCTGTATTTTCCTTTGTAAAACTGTTATCGAGGGCTTTACCGTATCTGACTCTAGGTTGGAGGAGGCGTCGTCGCGGCTGTCCAAGATGTCGGGAAAAAACTGCGTCGGCTTCGGGGGCGACGTCGACGTGCTGGAGCGGTCCCCGTAATCGGAGAAGTTGCTGTTGGAGAGCCACTCGTGGACGTTGAAGAAGACTTCAGAGTTGAGCTTGAAAGAAATTTGCGATTACAACGACCACCTGGGTGGGAGACGAGCTAAGCACCTCGCTGTCGATGGGTTCGTCTATTTCTGATTTGGGCTGCTCCAGTTTCTTGGCGACCGAGGTCTTCACCTTCACCCAGTACTTGTCGTTCGCGGCTTCGAGCCCCTTGGTTACGTTCTGGGCAGTCTCCAAGAACTCGATCACTCTAGGActgttgtttttgttgataGAAACCGACAACTCTttgtttttgtactttttggGCACGCGATAGCTTCCTGGTTTCATGTAGACTACCGCGTTCTCTTCGTCTGAGTCGTTGTCGTCCGATTTGGTGCAGAAATCTCCAGAACATGTTTGATTCGCTTGGTCCGCAGTTTCTGTGGACATCGCCGACGGCAGATGCAGAATCCCTCTCACATTTTTGCTGGAATTCGACGTGGTGTTGGTCAGAGTCGTCGTGGTGGCGGTTTCGCTGCTCGTGGTCTTCTTGGAAGGTTCACTGTTAGTCTTCAAGAGACTCACCTTACATGATCAAGGATCAAGGATGTGGGAATACACTAAAAGGATGATTACCTGGGGGGGTATGAGGTTATTGGCTGTGTGAACGTTAACAGTGCTCGGTCCCGGATTGCTCTGATTCACGTCTAGATTATAAAAGATCCTAGTCAATTCCGTGGCCAACTCGACCGTTTCTCTTTCCCATCTTACGTAACACGCTTTGAACCCTGGAGTCAGCTCCTTTTCGATCTTCCCCAACGCGGAACCCTCCCTGTTCTCCCAGTAGCCCTTGAGAATGTGCCAACAATTGGTGAGCCTGACGAAggcataaataaaatccttcGTGGCCCAGGGAATCCCCTGAGAGTGTATATTTGAGATGGTGGTTCGCGGCTTCAAAATCTCCGATCTGGTCCTGATGCACAGATTCTGTATGTTCCTGAAGCAAGGACGATTGCGATTCCTGTAAGCTATCTGCTCGGCCGTCAAGCAACTCCTCTCCAAGAACTTGATGAAGCTGTCAGTGTTCATTTGGAAGTCTTCGGAGTTGTTCTGCAAACATCTAGAGTAACACCACCGTTTCGTATCGTTTTTTGATTACCATGAAGAAGAGCTCGTTGACTGGGGGTATGATGGGTCCCGCGGCGAACTCGAATTCGGGAGGTTCCGGCGGGGTCCGTTCGGGATCGGGGACGCTCTCTTGGGAATCACCTCTTTCGCGGCGTTCGCGTGTTGGCAGAGCCACCGCAGAATCCGCCCCCTGGTGGTTGCTGCCGCCGCCACCGTAACCGGACGACAGTGGCGTCATCGGCATGTTGTACTGGCTACCGACGTTAAATTGTGTGTATTGGTAATGTTGCAAGTATGGTCGGGCTACTGTTTGGGGTGCGGCGTACGGGATTAACGGGGTTCTGTAGCTGATGGGGGGGTAGTAAGTTGT comes from the Tenebrio molitor chromosome 9, icTenMoli1.1, whole genome shotgun sequence genome and includes:
- the mtsh gene encoding uncharacterized protein mtsh isoform X2 — encoded protein: MDQNRPDVNGNHQQNVHLHMHHVCACQSLYPTTYYPPISYRTPLIPYAAPQTVARPYLQHYQYTQFNVGSQYNMPMTPLSSGYGGGGSNHQGADSAVALPTRERRERGDSQESVPDPERTPPEPPEFEFAAGPIIPPVNELFFMNNSEDFQMNTDSFIKFLERSCLTAEQIAYRNRNRPCFRNIQNLCIRTRSEILKPRTTISNIHSQGIPWATKDFIYAFVRLTNCWHILKGYWENREGSALGKIEKELTPGFKACYVRWERETVELATELTRIFYNLDVNQSNPGPSTVNVHTANNLIPPQTTSSETATTTTLTNTTSNSSKNVRGILHLPSAMSTETADQANQTCSGDFCTKSDDNDSDEENAVVYMKPGSYRVPKKYKNKELSVSINKNNSPRVIEFLETAQNVTKGLEAANDKYWVKVKTSVAKKLEQPKSEIDEPIDSELNSEVFFNVHEWLSNSNFSDYGDRSSTSTSPPKPTQFFPDILDSRDDASSNLESDTVKPSITVLQRKIQKGSKNGLVEQIPSRTYRRKPETLNIMVYEMKSGGLTKKAKNILEKILFELKATELAGLLSECVMDGPNLEMIQKNLNRDCYRYVNEFVRDLRHLVNSAGQHFKKCDHTEDKMKMFSKKLETSLAEYFPNYDFSAINGHRGEKVSKLKFKNCLFDGDGDHLKN
- the mtsh gene encoding uncharacterized protein mtsh isoform X1; translation: MDQNRPDVNGNHQQNVHLHMHHVCACQSLYPTTYYPPISYRTPLIPYAAPQTVARPYLQHYQYTQFNVGSQYNMPMTPLSSGYGGGGSNHQGADSAVALPTRERRERGDSQESVPDPERTPPEPPEFEFAAGPIIPPVNELFFMNNSEDFQMNTDSFIKFLERSCLTAEQIAYRNRNRPCFRNIQNLCIRTRSEILKPRTTISNIHSQGIPWATKDFIYAFVRLTNCWHILKGYWENREGSALGKIEKELTPGFKACYVRWERETVELATELTRIFYNLDVNQSNPGPSTVNVHTANNLIPPQVSLLKTNSEPSKKTTSSETATTTTLTNTTSNSSKNVRGILHLPSAMSTETADQANQTCSGDFCTKSDDNDSDEENAVVYMKPGSYRVPKKYKNKELSVSINKNNSPRVIEFLETAQNVTKGLEAANDKYWVKVKTSVAKKLEQPKSEIDEPIDSELNSEVFFNVHEWLSNSNFSDYGDRSSTSTSPPKPTQFFPDILDSRDDASSNLESDTVKPSITVLQRKIQKGSKNGLVEQIPSRTYRRKPETLNIMVYEMKSGGLTKKAKNILEKILFELKATELAGLLSECVMDGPNLEMIQKNLNRDCYRYVNEFVRDLRHLVNSAGQHFKKCDHTEDKMKMFSKKLETSLAEYFPNYDFSAINGHRGEKVSKLKFKNCLFDGDGDHLKN
- the mtsh gene encoding uncharacterized protein mtsh isoform X3; the encoded protein is MDQNRPDVNGNHQQNVHLHMHHVCACQSLYPTTYYPPISYRTPLIPYAAPQTVARPYLQHYQYTQFNVGSQYNMPMTPLSSGYGGGGSNHQGADSAVALPTRERRERGDSQESVPDPERTPPEPPEFEFAAGPIIPPVNELFFMNNSEDFQMNTDSFIKFLERSCLTAEQIAYRNRNRPCFRNIQNLCIRTRSEILKPRTTISNIHSQGIPWATKDFIYAFVRLTNCWHILKGYWENREGSALGKIEKELTPGFKACYVRWERETVELATELTRIFYNLDVNQSNPGPSTVNVHTANNLIPPQVSLLKTNSEPSKKTTSSETATTTTLTNTTSNSSKNVRGILHLPSAMSTETADQANQTCSGDFCTKSDDNDSDEENAVVYMKPGSYRVPKNPRVIEFLETAQNVTKGLEAANDKYWVKVKTSVAKKLEQPKSEIDEPIDSELNSEVFFNVHEWLSNSNFSDYGDRSSTSTSPPKPTQFFPDILDSRDDASSNLESDTVKPSITVLQRKIQKGSKNGLVEQIPSRTYRRKPETLNIMVYEMKSGGLTKKAKNILEKILFELKATELAGLLSECVMDGPNLEMIQKNLNRDCYRYVNEFVRDLRHLVNSAGQHFKKCDHTEDKMKMFSKKLETSLAEYFPNYDFSAINGHRGEKVSKLKFKNCLFDGDGDHLKN
- the mtsh gene encoding uncharacterized protein mtsh isoform X4, with the protein product MDQNRPDVNGNHQQNVHLHMHHVCACQSLYPTTYYPPISYRTPLIPYAAPQTVARPYLQHYQYTQFNVGSQYNMPMTPLSSGYGGGGSNHQGADSAVALPTRERRERGDSQESVPDPERTPPEPPEFEFAAGPIIPPVNELFFMNNSEDFQMNTDSFIKFLERSCLTAEQIAYRNRNRPCFRNIQNLCIRTRSEILKPRTTISNIHSQGIPWATKDFIYAFVRLTNCWHILKGYWENREGSALGKIEKELTPGFKACYVRWERETVELATELTRIFYNLDVNQSNPGPSTVNVHTANNLIPPQVSLLKTNSEPSKKTTSSETATTTTLTNTTSNSSKNVRGILHLPSAMSTETADQANQTCSGDFCTKSDDNDSDEENAVVYMKPGSYRVPKKYKNKELSVSINKNNSPRVIEFLETAQNVTKGLEAANDKYWVKVKTSVAKKLEQPKSEIDEPIDSELNSEVFFNVHEWLSNSNFSDYGDRSSTSTSPPKPTQFFPDILDSRDDASSNLESDTIPSRTYRRKPETLNIMVYEMKSGGLTKKAKNILEKILFELKATELAGLLSECVMDGPNLEMIQKNLNRDCYRYVNEFVRDLRHLVNSAGQHFKKCDHTEDKMKMFSKKLETSLAEYFPNYDFSAINGHRGEKVSKLKFKNCLFDGDGDHLKN